In Shewanella psychrotolerans, the genomic stretch CATCAGTCACGGCCATTTCAAAATTCATCCGCGTCTTGATCGTCTTAGCAAGCAGATAAATATCGCGATCGCAGATATGACGTCGATCTTCACGTAGATGCACGGTAATACCTTCAGCCCCTGCATGCTCCGCGACGGCTGCGGCATGGACAGGGTCTGGATAGCTAGTACCACGAGCCTGACGTAAGGTTGCAATGTGATCGATATTAACGCCCAAATGAATACGGCCCATGGTATGTACCTAACCTTTAAGAATATTAAGTGATTGTAGATTGGTTGGCGCTTATTGTACTAAGCCACAAAGGAAAAACCAGTCGAAACTGCGCCAGAGGCAAGCAAATTACTTGCTATAAGATGATTTTTTGATGCCTTTATTAAACAAGGCCCGCGACTTGAGTGGTTTATCGCCAAGTACAGCCGAGAGCAGTTGCCTCATTAATCGCTTAGCTTGTTTAAAATCAGACTCTTGCAATTTTCCAGTCTCTAAAGCCAGCAGCAACTCACCACTATAGTGATTAGATTTAGGCCCAAGTGCAGTAGAAAAACCCTCATCCGATAACAGGCGGTAATAGAAATCAGCCTCGATAGGAGATTGCGTAACATCCAGTGTTAACGATGGCATCACCCCCAGCTCTTTTAGGAGTTCAATCTCAAATGACCTTAGCTGCGCCTGATTAAATCCCGCTGCCATTGCCATCAAGGTTTTATGATAAGTAAAAAACAGCTGCTCGGCCCCGTGTTCAACAGAGAGACAACGCACCAATAATTCATTTAAGTAAAATCCAGCAAAGCTAACTTCGCCACTTATAGGCACTGCCGGACTCGCGGCTTCAACTTGATACAAGTTTTTAAGGCTACTGCGACCAGAAAGTTGAAACAGCAGAGGTTGAAATGGCTGAAGAATACTCTTAATTGATGACTTGCCACTACCAAGACGCGCAACACAATCGATACGTCCATGACCATCGACCAATAAATTAACGAGAACGCTCGACTCTTTGTAAGGACGAGTATGTAACACATATCCCCGCAGCATCTATCCTCGCTCGCTTATTATCAATCATTACAATAAAGGCCAAGATAATAAACCGCAAACCTTGTTGCAATCCCTCATCTCGGCCTCAGATCATCACGTTACTGATGGTTAATCTTCGCCATAGCCTAATGATCTTAACGCACGCTCATCATCGGCCCAACCAGATTTAACCTTAACCCAAACCTCTAAGAACACCTTGTTATCGAATAAGACTTCCATATCCAAACGCGCTTGAGTTGCAATCGTGCGAATACGTTCACCCTTATTACCAATCACCATACGCTTTTGAGTTTCGCGCTCAACTAAGATCAAGGCATTAATTTGATAAACGCCATTTTCCATCATCTTAAACTGTTCAATCTCAACCGTTGCATCGTAAGGCAATTCATCGCCCAAAAAGCGCATCAGCTTTTCACGCACAATTTCTGATGCCATAAACTTTTGAGAGCGGTCGGTAACATAGTCTTCAGGGAAATAGAAAGGCGATTCTGGAACAGACTCAACCGCCATATCCATAATACGCTGCACATTGGTGCCTTGAGTCGCTGATATTGGCAAAATTTCATCAAACTCAAATTTAGCCGCAAGCTCCTGCAAATGCGGGAATAACGCCTCCTTGTCTTTGATGTTATCCACCTTGTTGATGGCCAGTACTGTTTTACGACCATCATCACGACTTTGAAGCTTTTTAAGTACCATCTCATCGTCGGCGGTCCAGTTAAGGCCATCGACAACAAAAACAACCAGACTCACCTCAGCAAGGGAGCTCGATGCAGCGCGGTTCATTAAACGGTTAATGGCGCGCTTCTCTTCTATATGCAAACCAGGCGTGTCGATAAATACCACTTGGCGAGGACCATCGGTATGAATCCCCATAATACGGTGACGCGTAGTTTGCGGCTTCTTAGAGGTAATTGAAATTTTTTGCCCTAAAAGCTTATTGAGTAGTGTCGACTTACCCACATTTGGGCGGCCAACAATAGCAACCATACCACAGTAGGTGACAGCATATTCGCTGGCACTCGTACCGCTGTTCATACGAGCAAGCAGCTCGTCTAAACTCGGTTCGTTACTGCTTTGCGGCTTTTTAGGATCACTCATCGTTTAATACGCTCCAAAACTTCTGCTGCGGCAATCTGCTCCGCTTTTCTACGGGAGTTGGCTATGCCAACGACCGCTTTATCTAATTGCTCAATTTTACATTCAACTGTAAAAGTTTGCGCGTGAGCCTCTCCGCTAATATTGACAACCTTGTATACCGGTAGAGGTTTTTTAAAGCCCTGCAGGTGTTCCTGCAGCAGGGTTTTGGGATCTTTTTGATTAATCGGCTCAATGACGGCCAATCGCGTCTTATACCAATTTAACACTAATACTCGACAAGCTTCGAGATCGGCATCGAGATAGATAGCACCAATAATCGCTTCGACCGCGTCAGCTAAAATGGATTCACGGCGAAATCCACCACTCTTAAGTTCGCCAGGACCGAGTTTGAGGTAATCTCCGAGCTTAAATTCTTTAGCTATTTGCGCCAACATTTTGCCGCACACCAACGTAGCACGCATACGACTCAAGTCACCTTCGGTCGCCTTGGGAAACTGATGATACAAAGCATCCGAGATCACAATAGACAGAATTGAATCACCTAAAAACTCGAGGCGTTCATTGTGTTTACTTGCTGCACTTCTGTGAGTTAAAGCTTGCTCTAAAAGGCTTAGCTTATTGAATTCATAACCTAATGTTCGGCATAAACGCGGCAGGTTTTTAATCGGTTCCATATTACACAATTCCGCCTACACGATTAAAACGCACACCCGTTGGGATCCATGTTGGCAAAAAGTCGCTCTTGCTGCGGTCAAACTCGAAGCTAATCCAAATAGCCACCGCTTTGCCCACTAAGTTTGCTTCTGGCACAAATCCCCAAAAACGCGAGTCGGTACTGTTATCGCGGTTGTCACCCATCATGAAATATTGGCCTTCAGGTACAATAAATTCACCCACAGCAAGATTGTTCTCACGGAAATAGTAAGAAGTGGGTTCACCTCGTCCAGGGTTAATCAAGATATCGTGGGTCACGTCACCTAACTGCTCTTTGTAACGTAATAACGGGATATTATCTTGGCTAAATTCGCCTTGATTGACACCCACACGCTCAATTTTTTCAAGCTTAGGGCAAGTCGTTTCACCTTCAGCACACGCTTTTTGGATATAGAGATCTTTATTACGATAAACAATACGATCCCCTGGCAAACCAATCACTCGTTTAATGTAATCAATTTTAGGGTTCTCAGGATACTTGAATACCGCAACATCGCCACGCTCAGGCTTGCCAGTTTCAACCAACTTACTGCGCCAGACAGGATCTTTTAACCCGTAGCTGAACTTCTCAACTAAGATGAAATCGCCGACTAACAGTGTTGGCATCATCGAACCAGATGGAATCTGAAATGGTTCATAGATAAACGAACGTAAAATCAATACAAAAGCGATAACTGGAAAAATGGAACGCGAGGTTTCAACAATAGCTGATTCACGAACAATTTTTTCAGCGCTTTCTTCACTAATATTAGCCTCGGAGGCTTGCGCAATAGCGAGCTTCTGTTGGCGCTTAGGTGCGAGCACAATCGCGTCGAACAACCAGATCAAACCACTACTGACTGTCACCAATACCAAGATGAGGGAAAAATAAGCTGCCATAGCTAACTAACTCCTGCGAAATAAGAATATCAGCATCGGACTAACCAGTCTGACGCCTCAATAGCTCATTTATACTGTAACAAAGAAAGCGCCGCAAACCGCGGCGCCTAATATCTATCACTATTAACAATTATTAACGAAATAGTGATTATTCGTTGAGCTTAAGTACCGCAAGGAAGGCTTCTTGTGGTACTTCCACATTACCAACCTGCTTCATGCGTTTCTTACCCTCTTTCTGCTTGTTAAGCAGTTTCTTCTTACGTGATACGTCGCCGCCGTAACATTTAGCCGTCACGTCTTTACGCAATGCCTTCACAGAAGAACGCGCAATAATTTGACTACCAATAGCAGCCTGAATCGCAATATCAAACATCTGTCTTGGAATAAGTTCTTTCATCTTATTCACAAGCGCTAAGCCCTGATAACGCACATTCGTTTTATGTAAAATCATAGCTAACGCATCAACACGATCACCATTAATTAACACATCTAAACGCACCATATCGGCAGGCTCAAAACGTTTAAAGTTATATTCCAGTGACGCATAACCACGACTGGTTGACTTCAAACGGTCAAAGAAATCCATGACCACTTCAGCCATCGGCATATCATAAGTGATCGCCACTTGATTGCCGTGATACACCATATTGGTTTGTACACCACGCTTTTCAACGCAAAGGGTGATCACATTACCTAAATACTCTTTGGGTACCAAAATGTTTGTCTCAACAATCGGCTCACGCATCTCTTCGATGTTATTCATCGCAGGAAGATCAGATGGATTATCAACGTAGATGGTTTCACCCTTCGTCGTTACCACCTCATAGACTACCGTTGGTGCAGTGGTGATCAAATCAAGGTTGTATTCACGCTCTAAACGCTCTTGAATGATCTCCATGTGCAATAGACCGAGATAACCAATACGGAAACCAAAGCCAAGTGCTGATGATGTTTCAGGTTCAAAGAACAAAGAGGCGTCATTGAGGCTTAACTTATTAAGCGCGTCACGGAAGTTTTCATAATCATCGGTCGAGATAGGGAATACACCAGCATAAACCTGAGGTTTAACCTTTTTAAAGCCTGGGAGCGGCTTTTCAGCGCCATTTTTTGCCAAGGTTAAAGTATCACCAACCGGTGCGCCGTGGATCTCTTTGATACCCGCGATAACAAACCCTACTTCACCGGTATTTAATGCACCAGTATCAGTTTGCTTTGGCGTGAATATACCTAC encodes the following:
- the recO gene encoding DNA repair protein RecO — encoded protein: MLRGYVLHTRPYKESSVLVNLLVDGHGRIDCVARLGSGKSSIKSILQPFQPLLFQLSGRSSLKNLYQVEAASPAVPISGEVSFAGFYLNELLVRCLSVEHGAEQLFFTYHKTLMAMAAGFNQAQLRSFEIELLKELGVMPSLTLDVTQSPIEADFYYRLLSDEGFSTALGPKSNHYSGELLLALETGKLQESDFKQAKRLMRQLLSAVLGDKPLKSRALFNKGIKKSSYSK
- the era gene encoding GTPase Era, which translates into the protein MSDPKKPQSSNEPSLDELLARMNSGTSASEYAVTYCGMVAIVGRPNVGKSTLLNKLLGQKISITSKKPQTTRHRIMGIHTDGPRQVVFIDTPGLHIEEKRAINRLMNRAASSSLAEVSLVVFVVDGLNWTADDEMVLKKLQSRDDGRKTVLAINKVDNIKDKEALFPHLQELAAKFEFDEILPISATQGTNVQRIMDMAVESVPESPFYFPEDYVTDRSQKFMASEIVREKLMRFLGDELPYDATVEIEQFKMMENGVYQINALILVERETQKRMVIGNKGERIRTIATQARLDMEVLFDNKVFLEVWVKVKSGWADDERALRSLGYGED
- the rnc gene encoding ribonuclease III; this encodes MEPIKNLPRLCRTLGYEFNKLSLLEQALTHRSAASKHNERLEFLGDSILSIVISDALYHQFPKATEGDLSRMRATLVCGKMLAQIAKEFKLGDYLKLGPGELKSGGFRRESILADAVEAIIGAIYLDADLEACRVLVLNWYKTRLAVIEPINQKDPKTLLQEHLQGFKKPLPVYKVVNISGEAHAQTFTVECKIEQLDKAVVGIANSRRKAEQIAAAEVLERIKR
- the lepB gene encoding signal peptidase I — protein: MAAYFSLILVLVTVSSGLIWLFDAIVLAPKRQQKLAIAQASEANISEESAEKIVRESAIVETSRSIFPVIAFVLILRSFIYEPFQIPSGSMMPTLLVGDFILVEKFSYGLKDPVWRSKLVETGKPERGDVAVFKYPENPKIDYIKRVIGLPGDRIVYRNKDLYIQKACAEGETTCPKLEKIERVGVNQGEFSQDNIPLLRYKEQLGDVTHDILINPGRGEPTSYYFRENNLAVGEFIVPEGQYFMMGDNRDNSTDSRFWGFVPEANLVGKAVAIWISFEFDRSKSDFLPTWIPTGVRFNRVGGIV
- the lepA gene encoding translation elongation factor 4, which encodes MKHIRNFSIIAHIDHGKSTLSDRLIQECGGLSNREMAAQVLDSMDLERERGITIKAQSVTLDYKAKDGETYQLNFIDTPGHVDFSYEVSRSLAACEGALLVVDAGQGVEAQTLANCYTALEMDLDVVPVLNKIDLPQADPERVAEEIEDIVGIEATDAVRCSAKTGLGITDVLETIVAQIPPPEGDPDAPLQALIIDSWFDSYLGVVSLVRIKNGKLKKGDKFKVMSTGQTHTADRVGIFTPKQTDTGALNTGEVGFVIAGIKEIHGAPVGDTLTLAKNGAEKPLPGFKKVKPQVYAGVFPISTDDYENFRDALNKLSLNDASLFFEPETSSALGFGFRIGYLGLLHMEIIQERLEREYNLDLITTAPTVVYEVVTTKGETIYVDNPSDLPAMNNIEEMREPIVETNILVPKEYLGNVITLCVEKRGVQTNMVYHGNQVAITYDMPMAEVVMDFFDRLKSTSRGYASLEYNFKRFEPADMVRLDVLINGDRVDALAMILHKTNVRYQGLALVNKMKELIPRQMFDIAIQAAIGSQIIARSSVKALRKDVTAKCYGGDVSRKKKLLNKQKEGKKRMKQVGNVEVPQEAFLAVLKLNE